In one window of Deinococcus sonorensis KR-87 DNA:
- a CDS encoding MFS transporter, with protein MFSLLRDRRILILWIGESINTFGNGLTFIALAWFLYRLYPHSPGLSGTVIGAWTVAMLVGTVSLASYTDIWDRRTVLRVANGLSAVWISLIPLLYTFHLLSFPVLVVTAALTGFTGSVIFPAQQASLPTFVPPERVQGIQALFNLTWTTSGLLAPISAGFLVASIGAPGVMWVNAATFVIALVAYSLVRFPPVARATDTGRGLAAWWERTRFGFSFVLERPALWATLLGLASVNFAMEPYTAVFLPRIADRLMVGVHLPAALSWVQTENRGALGVGLLGSVLAVSELGMVIWMGRRTSRHPLNWITLGCVGPALCIVGVAFAPSLWVALLLALMMGLCFGPLNVMVGTLFARLTPEAVRGRVYSARILVGQGLRPVGVSLAGLLLGVAGLAPAVAILGIFAALLTLAGYLRARGERTGDELAPTAPGD; from the coding sequence ATGTTTTCCCTGCTGCGTGACCGCCGCATCCTGATTCTGTGGATCGGCGAGAGTATCAACACCTTCGGCAATGGACTGACCTTCATTGCGCTCGCATGGTTCCTGTACCGCCTCTACCCACATTCGCCCGGCCTGTCCGGCACCGTGATCGGGGCGTGGACGGTGGCGATGCTGGTCGGCACCGTGAGCCTGGCGAGCTACACCGACATCTGGGACCGCCGCACGGTGCTGCGGGTCGCCAACGGCCTGAGCGCCGTCTGGATCAGCCTGATTCCGCTGCTCTACACCTTCCACCTGCTCTCGTTCCCGGTCCTGGTCGTGACGGCAGCCCTGACCGGCTTCACGGGCAGCGTGATCTTTCCCGCCCAGCAGGCCTCGCTGCCCACCTTCGTACCGCCAGAACGGGTGCAGGGCATCCAGGCGCTGTTCAACCTCACTTGGACCACCAGTGGCCTGCTCGCCCCGATCAGCGCCGGTTTTCTGGTGGCCAGCATCGGGGCGCCGGGCGTGATGTGGGTGAACGCCGCGACCTTTGTGATCGCGCTGGTGGCGTACTCGCTGGTGCGCTTTCCTCCCGTGGCCCGCGCGACCGACACCGGGCGCGGACTGGCGGCGTGGTGGGAACGCACCCGCTTCGGCTTCTCGTTCGTGCTGGAGCGGCCGGCCCTGTGGGCGACGCTGCTGGGCCTCGCCAGCGTCAACTTTGCCATGGAGCCGTACACCGCCGTGTTTCTGCCGCGCATTGCCGACCGGCTGATGGTGGGCGTGCACCTGCCGGCGGCGCTGTCGTGGGTTCAGACCGAGAACCGGGGCGCGCTTGGCGTGGGCTTGCTCGGCTCGGTGCTGGCGGTGTCCGAACTGGGCATGGTGATCTGGATGGGCCGCCGCACCAGCCGACATCCGCTGAACTGGATCACGCTCGGCTGCGTCGGTCCGGCGCTGTGCATCGTCGGAGTGGCGTTTGCGCCGTCGCTGTGGGTGGCGCTGCTGCTCGCCCTGATGATGGGCCTGTGCTTCGGACCGCTGAACGTGATGGTGGGAACCCTGTTCGCCCGGCTCACGCCCGAAGCGGTCCGCGGACGGGTGTACAGCGCCCGCATTCTGGTGGGTCAGGGCCTGAGACCCGTCGGGGTGAGCCTCGCGGGCCTGCTGCTGGGCGTGGCGGGGCTGGCGCCGGCGGTGGCCATCCTGGGCATCTTCGCGGCCCTCCTGACGCTGGCCGGCTACCTGCGTGCACGCGGCGAGCGCACTGGCGATGAACTGGCCCCCACCGCCCCTGGCGATTAA